In one window of Gadus chalcogrammus isolate NIFS_2021 chromosome 12, NIFS_Gcha_1.0, whole genome shotgun sequence DNA:
- the creb3l3a gene encoding cyclic AMP-responsive element-binding protein 3-like protein 3-A, whose protein sequence is MSHRSDQGADGVEWLDWLFDQNEGILRHEEAGNHGNQFAWLTQDPNMLQAAAAAAGAADNDFLSALLSGSDSASGSPLWSPSPSDSGISEDPLSDQMDSPPRPGSPPPVTAQCSSRAVQPAPTNPYSMDLNGWEADLAPGGMGRTAYPGALQPCPPPAPTFPLTVKDLLLSGTQEPPQPPSQQSIQELVLNEDEKKLLVKEGVILPSQLPLTKLEERVLKKIRRKIRNKQSAQESRKKKKEYIDGLENRMANFNSHNQDLQRKVFQLEKCNTTLMDQLRRLQALVMNNTPKPVQAGTCVMVLLLSFSLILFPSLRPFSDTKVSQGDFGPVRIQSRSLHSLQSSHVLRVMDHPFPSTTGLRDDPTPEEEGRDGVEALMGKMGSGRSNLGSVSLNQSHKGEVGLSFPGDPITGHIATVTLDAYHRARQRPHADDM, encoded by the exons ATGTCCCACCGTTCAGACCAG GGCGCCGACGGGGTGGAGTGGCTCGACTGGCTGTTTGATCAGAACGAGGGCATCCTGCGCCACGAGGAAGCGGGAAACCACGGCAACCAGTTCGCCTGGCTGACCCAGGACCCCAAC ATGTtgcaggcggcggcggcggcggcgggcgcggCAGACAACGACTTCCTGAGCGCCCTCCTGAGCGGGAGCGACTCTGCCTCGGGCTCGCCGCTCTGGTCGCCCTCCCCGAGCGACAGCGGCATCAGCGAGGACCCCCTGTCGGACCAGATGGACAGCCCCCCGCGGCcggggagccccccccccgtgaCGGCGCAGTGCAGCAGCAGGGCGGTGCAGCCGGCCCCCACAAACCCCTACTCCATGGACCTCA ACGGCTGGGAGGCTGACCTCGCACCTGGAGGGATGGGCAGGACGGCCTACCCAGGGGCCTTACAGCCGtgccccccgccggcccccacCTTCCCGCTCACTGTCAAAGACCTGCTGCTCTCCGGAACCCAGGAGCCA ccccagccGCCCTCCCAACAGTCCATCCAGGAACTGGTGCTCAACGAGGACGAGAAGAAGCTCCTCGTCAAGGAGGGAGTCATCCTGCCCAGCCAGCTGCCTCTCACcaag CTAGAGGAGAGGGTCCTGAAGAAGATCCGCAGGAAGATCCGCAACAAGCAGTCGGCCCAGGAGAGCcgtaagaagaagaaggagtacATCGACGGGCTGGAGAACAG GATGGCGAACTTCAACTCCCACAACCAGGACCTGCAGAGGAAGGTGTTTCAGCTGGAGAAATGCAATAC GACGCTCATGGATCAGCTGCGCCGGCTGCAGGCGCTGGTCATGAACAATACCCCCAAACCGGTCCAGGCCGGGACCTGTGTCATG gtgctgctgctgtccttCTCTCTAATCCTGTTCCCCAGCCTCCGGCCGTTCTCCGACACCAAGGTCAGCCAAGGAGACTTTGGTCCTGTCAGAA TCCAGTCACGGTCCCTGCACAGCCTCCAATCCTCCCACGTCCTGCGGGTCATGGACCACCCGTTCCCCTCGACAACGGGTCTCCGGGACGACCCCAcaccggaggaggagggccgtGACGGCGTCGAGGCGCTGATGGGGAAAATGGGCAGTGGAAGGTCCAATTTGGGGTCCGTCTCCCTCAACCAGAGCCACAAAGGCGAGGTCGGCCTCTCCTTCCCCGGGGACCCCATTACCGGGCACATCGCCACGGTTACCTTGGACGCGTACCACCGAGCCCGCCAGCGGCCACACGCCGACGACATGTGA
- the rxfp3.2b gene encoding relaxin family peptide receptor 3.2b, producing MQLNESGVQTPGPEQCEQGRLQRQEAGADVANCSGGPSANLSLHCWLELLTRESLAELQGDGSSMALRVLIACVYSVVFALGLVGNSLALYMLHSRHRQKQSSINCFVMGLAVTDLQFVLTLPFWAVDTALDFRWPFGQVMCKIVSSVTTMNMYASVFFLTAMSAARYYSISSALKMHSRRAAATRAKWTSLGIWAVSLLATLPHAVYSTTATMMSDEELCLLRFPDAGRWDPQVLLGLYQLQKVLLGFLLPLATITACYLLLLRSVLGSRVAGSSGGPEAQQCRHKRRSKVTKSVAIVVLAFFLCWLPNQALTLWAVLIKFDLVHFSKAFYNAQAYAFPLTVCLAYTNSSLNPVLYCLVRQEFRAGLKELLLRATPSFSSLAQRLPRRARVAEAPPGLVLVQMQV from the coding sequence atgCAGCTGAACGAGAGTGGGGTTCAGACGCCGGGTCCGGAGCAGTGCGAACAGGGGCGGCTCCAACGGCAGGAGGCGGGCGCGGACGTCGCCAACTGTAGCGGCGGTCCGTCGGCCAACCTGTCGCTGCACTGCTGGCTGGAGCTGCTCACCAGGGAGTCCCTCGCGGAGCTGCAGGGCGACGGCTCCAGCATGGCGCTCCGCGTGCTCATCGCCTGCGTCTACTCGGTGGTGTTCGCGCTGGGGCTGGTGGGCAACTCGCTGGCGCTCTACATGCTGCACTCGCGCCACCGGCAGAAGCAGTCGTCCATCAACTGCTTTGTGATGGGGCTGGCCGTCACCGACCTGCAGTTCGTGCTCACGCTGCCCTTCTGGGCCGTGGACACGGCGCTGGACTTCCGCTGGCCCTTCGGCCAGGTGATGTGCAAGATCGTCAGCTCCGTCACCACCATGAACATGTACGCCAGCGTCTTCTTCCTCACCGCCATGAGCGCCGCGCGCTACTACTCCATCTCCTCGGCGCTCAAGATGCACAGCCGGCGGGCGGCGGCCACGCGCGCCAAGTGGACCAGCCTGGGCATCTGGGCCGTGTCCCTGCTGGCCACGCTGCCGCACGCCGTCtactccaccaccgccaccatgaTGTCGGACGAGGAGCTCTGCCTGCTGCGCTTCCCCGACGCGGGCCGCTGGGACCCCCAGGTGCTGCTGGGGCTGTACCAGCTGCAGAAGGTGCTGCTGGGCTTCCTGCTGCCACTGGCCACCATCACGGCCTgctacctgctgctgctgcgctcCGTGCTGGGCAGCCGCGTGGCGGGCTCCTCCGGGGGCCCCGAGGCGCAGCAGTGCCGCCACAAGCGGCGCTCCAAGGTCACCAAGTCGGTGGCCATCGTGGTGCTGGCCTTCTTCCTGTGCTGGCTGCCCAACCAGGCGCTGACCCTGTGGGCCGTGCTCATCAAGTTCGACCTGGTGCACTTCAGCAAGGCCTTCTACAACGCCCAGGCCTACGCCTTCCCGCTGACGGTGTGCCTGGCCTACACCAACAGCAGCCTGAACCCCGTGCTCTACTGCCTGGTGCGGCAGGAGTTCCGGGCGGGGCTGAAGGAGCTCCTCCTCCGGGCCACGCCCTCCTTCAGCAGCCTGGCTCAGAGGCTGCCCCGCCGGGCCAGGGTGGCTGAGGCGCCCCCTGGCCTGGTGCTGGTGCAGATGCAGGTCtga